In the genome of Brachypodium distachyon strain Bd21 chromosome 3, Brachypodium_distachyon_v3.0, whole genome shotgun sequence, the window AGTTCAAATTATTTGCTGATCTGGTTGTGTGTGACCTGACATGACAAAAAAACTCTTCCTAAGTTCAGGCCCTATGATTTTCGACAGTGTGAATATAAGCAtgtttgagaaaaaagaacacatCCTAAGCTTAGTAGAAACAACGAACATGCAATGTCATAGATATACCATGCTCCACGctggaaaagaagagaaagattTTACTAAAGTTCAAGCACTGCTCTGCGATTTAGTGGCACCAAGAGGCAAAAGGtgcagaagaaacaaaattaatcaTGCCCAACTGAGAAGTGTTTCTTGTTATTAGCTTACCATGCTAAAAAAATAGCCATACTTCACGGCCTTAGTGTTAGGATTCCTGTGCACACGTGTAAACAGTCTACATACAGAGGGGCAACATGGTGTATCAAAGTAGCCAGCTACTAATGTATTCTGCGACTGCTGAAACACTTGGAATAAATATGCAACATGGTTACATAGAAGACCCCTGTGCATAAATTACAGCAGTGTAGCAGCAAACTTTAACCTTTTAGTTACAGAAGTAAAAAACCAACATTATGTTGTGCTGGGTTACTTGGGCAATCGTGAATTTTATCAAGCATGAAAATTAGATTTAAAACTAAAACAAAGGAAGAATGCACAATGCAGCCTTCATTTTGCATGTAAAAGGGATGGAGATACATAACTATCTGAGATGAAGGGGAATGTAAAGTAGAATCATATCAAGTGATTGTCAATCTGCATATAGAAATGAAGTGCAAagtagaaaaagaaaggtGACAGTGTGGCATACCTTGATTAAATTTTGGAACTGAATAGGGCGTCCTGGAAGCAATGCGAATTTGCCCTCTCTGAGACTAGTAAACTGGGGTCCAGACAGAGGAAGCGGAGTGCCTCTTATAAGCTCATAGACAGTTGCCCCAAGAGAAAAGATGTCTACCTTGTCAAGATGCTCAAACTCATCATTCAACATTTCTGGAGGCATATAGCGAGCATCTCCTTCTTCAATTGGCAAACTACGATCAATAAGTGTAGCACAACCAAAATCTCCAAGCTTATAAACACCATTCTTGACGTATATGTTATCTGGTTTGACATCAAGGTGTGCTATGCCACGCCCATGAATGAAGTCCAAGCCTTTGGAGACCTTGAATTTCACaaagtttattttttatattagTATTGAATGGTTAAGTGGTGAGTATATCCAACTCTTAGAATCGTGCAAGTAAAAACGTTTCGAGGGAATACACCATGATACTAGAATATATCAGTATTATGTTTATGTTACAAATAACCACAACATCTTATTTCTGTATCACTGTAAGAATTATTCTAGTTGCTAGTCCTATATAACCCAAACTACGGAATCAAAGTAGATGTTTCTTCAAGTTCCATCCAAATGCCACGGTGTTGCAACAGCCTGTAGAGCTCCTGTAACACATATGATCTATTTGCTCCTTTAGGACCAGAAGGCCAAACAAGAATGACTGGCTACCATAGGTGGGCAACAGCAGATGGTGAATCCAAGCACACTACAATTTCAAGGAGCTTGTTTTTATATGATTACAATGGTGGGCTTGCTATATtatggcaaaaaaaatcatggtgCTTTGCACACTGGCCCGGTAACCTAGAAACAAAATGTACTAGCAATCGAACCTGATACAACAGTTCCAGAGCTTCCTCATGCTTCAAGAGTGGGTTCCCATTCATAGATAGACAGCGGTCGCACAGTTCCATCTGAATATAAAGTTTCTCGGTCTCAAACCAAGAGGTGAAATATCCAACAATGTTCTCATGGTTACCTGATAAGACAAGTTACAGGCATTATAGCCTTCTAATTGATGAAATATAGCTGAAAATGAAGGAAGTAACATCTGAAATTAATGTTCGAACCTAAAGCCACCAAAGTTTGTACTTCCTTCAGTGCTAGCCTCCTGTAAGAAAAGATGCAACATCCAGCATTAGTTATTCATGGTGTAATTGCCAAAGCAAGAGTGCTGCTATGAAACTACCTGTCCCTGTCACTATGCAACTCCTTGATGCTCCGTTTTACTGCATACAGGCAGCCCTCTATCCTTCTCAGAACTTTGAACACAAGACTGAAGTTTCCTCGGCCAATTTGCTGAAATAAAGATTGTTCATGACCAAAATCTCCACAGGATGTAAAAGTTAAACCTGAACAGGAACACATAAGCAATATCTGCTCAGAGCATACCTCAATTTCATGGAAATCACTACGGTAACGTGAAAGACCATAAGCACCAATGGAGGGAGAAGACCCTGCATACAAAAAAATGGTTGATTAACTATATTGGTGTACCAAGATAGGGTTACAAATGTTCTTATTAAGGTTGAAAAATCTGTAGTGATTACACTTACACCAACAGTCAGGTTCACATAGTTTGAAGGTGATGGAAATGAACATGATTCAATAACATAAAGCGCATAAATTTTACCTGATGATTTGCCTTGCCTTACATTGAAAACACCGTCGTCTATTCGAGGATCAGCATTATACGGGTTCTTGATGCATGGCGGAGGAGTCACCTGGGAGCGCAGAGTTCTTGCTGATTGAGGAACGATGCTACCTCTCTTTTGCAAACTAGGTCGCACCATCTGTTCTTCCTCTGAATCATCCTGACATAGACCACACGGGACAGGAGTAAGCTCCTGCTCGTCCAACTCTGAGAGGCTCACCGACCTGAGGTCTTTGGGCGAACAATCTGCAAGCATTGGCAATTTGGCATTCgttaattaaaacaaaaaaaagatggcTCCTGGGCACAACAAACTCCCAGATTTACCAGGGTTACAGATTGGCAGTAGACTGGATCTTGAGGCGGGAATATAAGTATGTATTCAAATCAATCGGGAATCAGTTTGATGGGGGTCATACTCTTACCTCTCTTGTACCTCTTGCTCCGAGCGACCGACTTCTCCGGAGATTTGGGGCAAGGGATGTTCTCCTGCAGAAAACCCAGAATGAATCAGAGGAACAATGCAAGAGACTCTCGTCAGAGCATAGACCAATCAGTAACCAGACAAACAAATCGTGGGTCTTTCCCACCTTATCGGAGTCGAAACTAttcgccagcggcggcgcgtcggGCGTGAGGTAATCCGGGGTGCTGCAAAACAACGAGCGCCAGTGGTTACAATAACCCAGCGGGGAAAAAAGAGCTGCAGCTCGAATCGAATGGGATACAATCGGGGATCTTACCAGAAGAAATCCTGGCTGAGGATGCAGCAGTCCTTGTCCTCCATGGGCACGTCCGCGTCCACGGGATGCGGCTGAGcaggagccggagccggagccggagcctcCTCCCCGATAGGATTGAGCGCGGGGGCGTCGGAGAAGAAGTTGCGGAGCGTGACGCTCTCGAGCTGCCGCGACAGCTCCCCCGACGGCGAgctccccaccgccgccgccgccttcgtcgcCGTTCTGGGGGCGGAGAAGCGGCGGGGCTGGCTCGTCCCGGCCCGCGGCCGCGCTGCGCTCGCGCTCTTCCCCCTCATCATCCCCCCGTCACAACCTCGCGAGATCTCTCCCGGCTCGAGCGCCTCGGTTCGCTTCCGGGGGCTGGGGCTGGGGTTTGGTCtggggagaaagagagagagaaagggagagaCGCGGGGGatggggaaaagaaaagaaaagggaaatgaTTTTGAACTGGGGAATCTGGAACGCGAGGGCTTCGCTGTGGCGGGAGGAAGAAAAATTAGAAAGAAATTAATACCGCTGCTCTATTTTCAGTGGGAATCGGGACGCCTGTGCGTTTCTTTCTATCTCGACCCTgtcttgggcttgggctggcCCACCATGTGAAACGGGCCGtcatttcttcttcctgcgTGGATTAGTTGGTTCTCTACTTCTCTTTCAATGGGCtgcgctcaaaaaaaaaacttctctTTCAATGGGCCTAGTTTGGTTCTGGTCGCCCTCCAATCATGTTCAATGGtccatgaaaaaaatatgtcaTGTACAACGGGCCCATTCGGACTAATTAGGCCCGGCCGGTTTTTTCAGTTTCATGTGTAAATGGATGAGGGCCTATTCGGTTTGGAGGATTTACAATTCACAGGAATAGGAAAAGTAGGGGAATAGGATGTCCAGACCATTCTAATCCTATGGAAAACAAAACCTCGGGAATTCTGAAAAAAGAGCATTCGGTTGCATCATTTTGCAACAAAGCAAATGTAGAGAGGAATCGTTTAGTCCTTGTGACTCAAAGACGATACAGAAGGGAAAGCTTCgggaaggaagaaagaaagagttTCAGTGCAAATCAATACAGCAATTTCTattgcaaaagaaataaatcTATCAAACAAAATTAGAAGAGGAATCTCTTGACACCAGCCATCTCTCCTCCCACGACAGTCCAAGCTCCAATTCCCTGCGCGGACGATGCCCCAGCCCAATTGATTTAGTCAATTAATTTCCTTCCACAAGAACTAAAACAATCCGATTGATTTTTTAGTCAGATGCTTCTCTTCTACAAGGACTACAACAATCCGATTGATTTAGTCAGATACTTCTCTTCTCAAGAACTACAGCGGACAGATCTCTACCTGGAAAGAGAACCAACAGCTATGGAGTAGATGGAGCCCAGCCTTGCCGTGGTGGtttggggggtggggggggcgACGGAGCAGCCGGAGAAGGAAGATGGCTGGTCGATGGAGCGCGCGAGCGAAGTAGATCGAGCAGCGGGTTcggctgctgctccttctACATGGAGACGGGCTCTCCTATTTGGCATATCTGAGCGATATTTCGCCGCCAAAGCGGGCGCGACGCACGCTTCGCGCGTTTCTTTTGCGCCAGGATTTGTTCCATGAGGTCTGACCTCATTTTAAGAATCCTCCGGAAACATGCTCGGGAGATGTTTTCCTCAGGAATGTGAAGTACCAAATCCTGTAAACCGAATGGATCATATAGGAAAATAGCCTGAGGTTTAGAAGCCTGTGAAAATCCTGCAGAATTCCTGTAAACCGAATAGGCTCTAAAGTGTTGTTTAGAAGGGTAGAAGTATCAAAAGCTGAAGCGTAggcccaaacaaacatgacCTTAATTGGACGAAGCAATTCCGCACAAACAAACTTTGTCATACCTGATCATAGGAATTTTGCACGGAAAACAAGAAATTCTCATCTCCTATGCATGTCTTTTGGATTGTAGGATTGCATTAAAGAGTCCAAACACGAGATCAAACCTGGTGGgaattttcctttgaaattcACAATGCATATTTTGGTAATCTCTCCTCTCTTACTACAATAAAGAACCATGTAAtctattatttttttatgtttttcatGTATACCATCCAAACACCTCTTTTGTAATTCATCGGGTTTTTTATTCccattatttttattatcgTGTTTTTGCATTACTGTGAAGCATATAAGCTTTTAAGTTGTGAGCGAGTTCAATTAGACCCCAGTGGCGGTACTAGCACCGAACACTTGTGTTGTCACTATGTTTTAATACGCCTTAAAATCATGAGGACTAAGTTGCaatatttgaagaaaaaacatacatGTGCTTTAGGCATAGCTGTGATGTCACTTGACAAAACAGCTAGCATGTCGCGCCGCTACGGGTCGAGCCCCTTGTTCCTTACAAGTGGGCTAACAGCGTATCCAAAATTGGGCGAGCATAGCGAAAAAACATACAAAGGTTGTTGCCcaagaaaaacagaaagagAGTGTTCTAAAAATAGAGAGACGTGCAGgcagatagatagatagataagTAGATAGTCAGACAACCATCTGGCCTAATAAATAGATAGACAAGTTAACTGGCCATAAAAATATTATATAATTTGCTtgctcaaaaaataaatagatagatagatagatacatAGATAGATAGACACAAACATCTAGCCTGCAAATAGATAGATGAGATAAGATAGGTGGACATGAATACTATTATATAAATTGCATCACTCCGA includes:
- the LOC100836463 gene encoding wee1-like protein kinase isoform X1; protein product: MMRGKSASAARPRAGTSQPRRFSAPRTATKAAAAVGSSPSGELSRQLESVTLRNFFSDAPALNPIGEEAPAPAPAPAQPHPVDADVPMEDKDCCILSQDFFCTPDYLTPDAPPLANSFDSDKENIPCPKSPEKSVARSKRYKRDCSPKDLRSVSLSELDEQELTPVPCGLCQDDSEEEQMVRPSLQKRGSIVPQSARTLRSQVTPPPCIKNPYNADPRIDDGVFNVRQGKSSGSSPSIGAYGLSRYRSDFHEIEVCSEQILLMCSCSGLTFTSCGDFGHEQSLFQQIGRGNFSLVFKVLRRIEGCLYAVKRSIKELHSDRDRRLALKEVQTLVALGNHENIVGYFTSWFETEKLYIQMELCDRCLSMNGNPLLKHEEALELLYQVSKGLDFIHGRGIAHLDVKPDNIYVKNGVYKLGDFGCATLIDRSLPIEEGDARYMPPEMLNDEFEHLDKVDIFSLGATVYELIRGTPLPLSGPQFTSLREGKFALLPGRPIQFQNLIKLMMDPDPTRRPSAKEILRHPIFEKLHQGSGPGEDVEQLHPIFRSRQ
- the LOC100836463 gene encoding wee1-like protein kinase isoform X2 is translated as MMRGKSASAARPRAGTSQPRRFSAPRTATKAAAAVGSSPSGELSRQLESVTLRNFFSDAPALNPIGEEAPAPAPAPAQPHPVDADVPMEDKDCCILSQDFFCTPDYLTPDAPPLANSFDSDKENIPCPKSPEKSVARSKRYKRDCSPKDLRSVSLSELDEQELTPVPCGLCQDDSEEEQMVRPSLQKRGSIVPQSARTLRSQVTPPPCIKNPYNADPRIDDGVFNVRQGKSSGSSPSIGAYGLSRYRSDFHEIEQIGRGNFSLVFKVLRRIEGCLYAVKRSIKELHSDRDRRLALKEVQTLVALGNHENIVGYFTSWFETEKLYIQMELCDRCLSMNGNPLLKHEEALELLYQVSKGLDFIHGRGIAHLDVKPDNIYVKNGVYKLGDFGCATLIDRSLPIEEGDARYMPPEMLNDEFEHLDKVDIFSLGATVYELIRGTPLPLSGPQFTSLREGKFALLPGRPIQFQNLIKLMMDPDPTRRPSAKEILRHPIFEKLHQGSGPGEDVEQLHPIFRSRQ